AGCGCACTTACTACGTTTATAACAATTGTAAACATCAGGAAGCTTATAGGGAAACCGGCATGCAGGGCGTCAGTTATACGACCGGTGTGCCTGCAATGATAGGCGCAATGATGTTTGTCAAGGGCATTTGGAAACGTCCAGGAGTGTGGAATGTAGAGGAGTTCGACCCCGATCCGTTCATGGAACAGCTCAACATTCATGGGCTTCCATGGCATGAAGTGTTTGACGGCGACCTGGAACTCTAAGCAAAGAACGAGGCATTATGTCTCATTTAATCATATAAAACATAGAAGAAATGGCAAAAGAAGCAGTGGCTAACCAGCAAAGCGAGAAGCTGAAAGCTTTGCAGGCAGCAATGTCTAAGATAGAAAAAGACTTTGGTAAAGGCTCTATCATGCGTATGGGTGATGAGCAGATTGAGAATGTAGAAACGATCCCTACAGGCAGTATAGGTCTTGATGTGGCGCTTGGTGTGGGCGGATATCCACGTGGTCGCATCATCGAGATATATGGCCCGGAGTCGTCAGGTAAGACTACTTTGGCCATTCATGCTATTGCAGAAGCACAGAAGAAGGGCGGTATTGCAGCATTCATTGATGCTGAACACGCTTTCGATCGCTTCTATGCAGCAAAGTTGGGCGTTGATGTTGACAACCTTTGGATAAGCCAACCCGACAACGGAGAACAGGCTTTGCAGATTGCCGACGAGCTGATTCGCTCGAGTGCTGTTGATATTCTCGTGGTCGATTCAGTTGCTGCACTGACTCCGAAGAAAGAGATTGAGGGCGATATGGGCGACAACGTTGTCGGTTTGCAGGCCAGATTGATGAGTCAGGCATTGAGAAAACTCACCTCAACTATCAGTAAAACCAACACCTGTTGTATCTTTATCAACCAGTTGCGCGAGAAGATTGGCGTGATGTTTGGTAGTCCAGAGACCACAACCGGTGGTAATGCACTGAAGTTCTACAGTAGTGTTCGTCTTGATATTCGCCGTGTAACAAGTCTCAAAGACGGCGATAACATCATTGGAAATCAAGTGCGCGTGAAGGTTGTGAAGAATAAGGTTGCACCGCCATTCCGCAAGGCAGAGTTCGAAATTATGTTCGGAGAAGGCATCAGCAAGGTAGGGGAAATCCTTGATCTTGGTGTAGAATACGGCATCATTCAGAAGAGTGGAAGCTGGTTTAGCTATAACAGTTCGAAGCTTGCGCAGGGCCGTGACGCCACGAAAGCATTGCTTCGCGACAATCCCGAGCTGTGCGAAGAACTCGAAGGTCTTATCACACAGGCCATTGAAGACAAGAAAGCATAGAACTTTCTATACGATAAAACGAGCGCCCGATTATGGAAATATCCCATGATTGGGCGCTTTTTATTTGTTCATTTCTGTTTAGTTAAATTTCCTTTTTGCGTTACAACCAATCAAATAAATCATTATATTTGTTGCATATTCTATGACTACTAACTTTAATAACGAAAGGGAAACAGCTATGAAAATCGGTATTCCAAAGGAAATTAAGAACAATGAGAACCGTGTTGGCATGACTCCTGCAGGCGTAAACGAACTCTGTAAGCATGGTCATGAAGTCTACGTGCAGCATACCGCGGGCGAGAATAGCGGCTTTAAGGATGCAGATTATGAGGCAGTAGGTGCTAAAATCCTGCCTGATATCACGGATGTCTATGCCCAGGCAGATATGATTGTGAAGGTGAAGGAACCTATAGCGCCCGAGTATGCGCTTGTTCGTAAGGGGCAGGTGGTGTTCACCTATTTCCATTTCGCCTGCGAACGGGCACTCACCGAGGCAATGATCAAGAGCGGAGCTGTGTGTATTGCTTATGAAACAGTGCAGAAAGAAGACGGTTCTTTGCCGTTGCTTGTACCGATGAGTGAGGTTGCAGGGCGTATGGCTGTACTCAATGGAGCACATTATCTACAGACCACGAAGGGAGGAAATGGCAGACTTATCAGTGGTGTTCCGGGCGTTTTACCGGCTCGTGTGCTTGTACTTGGCGGTGGAACTGTGGGCGAAGCCGCTGCAAGAATGGCTTCCGGGCTCGGTGCCGAGGTGACGATTGCCGATGTAAACCTGCCGCGTTTGCGTCAATTGGGCATCAATCTGCCGCCCAATGTCCATACACTTTATTCGTCAGACTATAACATTCGCAAGCAACTTCCCATGACAGATATTGTCATTGGCTCTGTACTTGTGCCGGGTGACAAGGCACCTAAGCTCATCACGCGCGACATGTTGGCCCTCATGCAGCGCGGTTCAGTGCTCGTGGATGTGGCTATCGACCAAGGCGGTTGCTTCGAAACCTCTCGTCCGACGACCCATTCCGAACCTGTTTATGAGGTCGATGGCATCCTCCACTATTGTGTGGCCAACATTCCGGGTGCCGTGCCTAATACGTCAACTTCCGCCTTGACAAATGCCACTTTGCATTATACCGTGGCGCTTGCCGATAAGGGTTGGCAACAGGCTTGCCGTGAAGACGAAGCCCTTTGCAAGGGACTGAACATCGTAAATGGCAAGGTAACCTATAAAGCAGTTGCTGAAGTGTTTGGCTTAGACTATTGTCCTGCGTTTTAAGGTATAATTAATCGTGGATAAAGCATAATCAGATAAGCTTTTTGCGTAGGCTCAGAAAGCCCGCGAACTCACACTGATTAGTTTGCAATCTTGCTCTTCCCCCTTTCCGGTCAGAGGCGGGGGAGAGGATGATTTTGTAAACTTTGTGTCGCTATTTTTAACACTTTTTGACTGCACCAAATAGAAATTGAAAGGCGGTTTTTCGTGGGGTAGCAAGCGCATTCCATACCTTTCGTCTGCTTCATCGCATCAACTTTTCTCGTGATTTGCGTCATAATGCACTGCAACATGGTGCAAAACGCGTGATGAAATGCCATAGATTGCATGCTGATTTGAGGCAAGTCAGGATGTAAAAAGCCTCAAATCAGCGTGTTTTCTCGTGTGTAGGTAGCCTTTAAAAGGCGATATTTTGTGTAACTGTTTGATGCTCAATGGTTTGCTTAAAGGCTTCAAAACTCGCGTATTTGAAGCCGAGTCCCGATTGTTTTTCAGCAGACCCCTTCCTGAAGAAGCATTTGTAAAGATAATTACGAAGTGCTTATGGCCGAGTTTCATCATTCAAACGTGATGATCAAACCTTACTGCCAAGCATGCGTTTTCTTCTTTGGAAAGGGGTGGGAGAGGCTTTCAGAAAGTCCATTTTGCTGCTATTGTCGGCAAAGCATAAAAGCGGTTGTGTTCTCCCCGCTTGTTCCAGACGAAGTTGTTGCTCAGTTCAACCTCGCTGCCGAGGCTCAGATTGACGCCCTGCATGCCTTTCAATGCGTTGAGATTAAACCAGAACTGCGGCTCACTCAACACGATAAGCTTGCCATTTACATTGGGATTGTACCATAAGTCGCAGAAACCGCTGAAGGTGCAAAGTCCATGTGCGAACGTCATCCCCCACACTTCGGTCAGCTGGAAGCCGCTGAAAGGGTGTGCACCATAGTGTCTGTTTTTGAAATAATACTTGTACATGGCCTGCACGGAGAATGTCTTTGAGAAGTCAGTACTATGCCAATTCCATGCACCTCCTAACAACACAGCATGTTGGAAGCGCGTTGCCTGCCAACTGTTTTCGTCAGAAGAGAGTCCGCCATTATATTCAATGTGGGCTGCCCACTGCTTGTTTTTGGTGAGATTGAACTCGCGTGAAACCTCCCAATAGGCTCCCGCAACGCCGTCTCTCTGATAGTCTATGTCGGTAAATAAGTAAGTACTGCCCCATTTGTCAGGCTTGAACATTTCTACAGTGGTAGTAACCGAAGGCCTGTTTGTAAGGTCTTTGTAGAGAGAATGACCGAGGTCGTAGTGCAATTGCACATTCTGTGCCGTCGCTCCCAAGGCAAGGAGCAGGAGCAGTGGCATGAGAACAGATTTTTTCATAGATGTTATTTGTGGTATATAAGATAAATGTCAGAGAAGATTTCCTAATTGTTCCACGGCCGATTTCATGTCGTCAGCGAAAGTCGTATGTGTCAGGAGAAAGCCTTCTTTGCCTTTGGCGAGAGTTTCATAGAGTGCGGGACTCATCTCGTTGACATACTCGCTGATGGCATATTCGATGTCATCTTTCTGGTGTTCACTGTGCGAAAAGGCATAAACTTGCCATTTCTGATGAAAGAAGCAATAGGCTGCTTCGATGCTGTCTTTGGTGAATGAAGGCTTTTCCATAGGCTTAATACCACTGCACGGCATTGCTGTAGCCACTGCGTTTGTCGTATTTCAGTGCGTCGGTGAGTGTGCTTGCATTGCAGCGGAAAGTGAAATTGTAACTTGTGTAAGGTGCAAGAACGACTTGACAGCTCATGTTGAAGCAGTGAAGATCGCGCTGCAGACTGGCTGTTGTCATGCTGAGTGCGTGGTGTTCGAAGTCATAACCCGACGAAAAACTGATGTTCCAACCGTCGCTGATGCGCAGGTTACCGCTGAAGTTCAAGGTTTGTGAGAACGTGTAGGGATAGCGCATCGTCTTGTAGTTGAACCTGTTGATGTCGTTACTCTCACGCATCGTGATGCCATATCCAAAGGTGATAGACCATGGCATGCTGAAACTCATGTAGCCATCATCATCGGTCTTTGCCTTGTGGCCACTACCTTTACGGCGTGCACTGCGCTGTCCTTCGATCATATCATCGTCAACATTCGACTCGATATCAGTGTCAACTCCTTCTGCCTCGGGGTCGTTGCGCTTGCTTTTCGTGTCGTCATCATCTCCGCCTCCACCGAAAAGCTTCTTTATTTTCTCTGGAGTGAGCGTGTAAGAGATGTTCTGCGACATGCCCTGGAAACGGCCGATCTTGCCCATTCCCCAATAGGTGTGGTTGCCGACATAGGGCTCTCCGTTGCTGTTGAGCTCGTAGGCATAGGATGCAAAGACGGCATTGAGGTTGAAAGTATAGTTCTTCCACCACTTCAGACGCAGGTCGACACTGAGGTCACTCCATGGTTTCTCCTTGGCTGCCATGTTGTATGACATTCTGAAACCGAGGTTATCGATGATGCTTATCTTGCGGATGCCGGTTGAATCCTTGTCGGATTTAATCTTCATCTCAATGTTGTTGTCGAACGAAAAACTTACATTTCCCGTCTTTCCCCGGCCGGGAACGCTGTAAAGACCATTGGAATAAGGTGAATAGTCAACGAGTTCGACGCTGCCGTCGGCATTGGTTCGCTGATAAGTGCTGTAGTAACCATAGCGTGAAGAGCCGAAGTCGGGTGCATAGCTGAAGCTGACCGAAGGCGTGATGACATGGCGGATAGCCTGGATTTTGTCGCCGAAAATCTTGCGGTTAGGTATGAACATACCGTAGAGTTTAGTGCTTGCACTGAGGCTAAGGTCCCAATTGTAGATGTTATGGAAGCCATATGTGGTGTCGGAAACCTCCTTTTGAGTGGTTCTGTTCCATGATTTTGTCACCTTGTTGGTATACATTCGGTCGGTGAAATTGAACGAAGGACTCACGTTGATGTAGTTGAACAGCGTGAAGTTTCCACTCACCGGGATGCGATGTTGCATACCGTTGCGCCAGTCTTTGATGAGATTGGAGCGGAGAAGACGGTCTTCTTTCGTGTTGATAGAGTTGCTGATTTGTCCTGTGTAGCTGACGGAAATCTTCTCATACCAGCGTTCTGCGCCTGCGGCATGACGTCGTTTGAAAGGATAGAAACGGCTCAGACTGATGTTCAGATCAGGCAGAGTGAGCGCTATACTCGAGTCGCTCATGTTCTGATTCAGGTTGGCAGTGGCACTCAAGGAAAGGCCGATGCTCGAGAAGTTGGTGCCCCAACTGACCGAAGAAGTACGTGTTGTCTGCGTGAGTGTCTGTGGATTGTAGAGGCTTCCCAAGTTGTTGCGCTCATAACTTGACGTGGCAAAGTTCACACTTGCAGCCAAAGAACTGTACGGACTGGCTTTCTGATCCTGGCGATGACTCCATTGTATCTTGAAACTTTGCTGTCGGGTGTAATCCGGTAAGCCTTTATCTCCGGTCTTGGTATCTTGATATGCGGCGTAGAAAGTGCCGTTGTAACGATAGCGTTTGCGGTAGTTAGTGGCTACACTCAAGCCCCATGAGCCTTTAGTATAAATCTCACCGAGGAGCTTCAAGTCCCATTTGTCGCTCAAAGCAAAGTAATATCCACCGTCGCGGAGATAGAAACCGCGTGTGCTTTCATCGCCATATGAGGGCATGATGAAACCGCTTGAATATTTCTTGGAGAATGGAAAGAAGCCATAGGGGATGGCTAATGGCAACGGAACATCAGCTACAACAAGATATGCCGGGCCGAAAACAACGTCCTTTCCAGGGCGTACTTTGGCACGTGAAAGGGCGATATAGAAGTCCGGACAGTCTTTATCACAAGTGGTATAACGGCCATGTTTCAGGAAAATCTCACCTTTGTCATTGCGCTTGGAAAGCTGACTTGAAAGGAAACCCTCCTGTTGTTGGGTCGTAACATTCTGTATAAGTCCCTTCTTACTCTTGAAGTTGAAGGCCATGGTATCGCTCTCATAGTTGTCTGATCCCATGGAAAAAACAGGTGTTCCCGTTAGTCCTTTGGTAGCCGTATCGCGCACCCCGGTGGCATGAACGAGACTACTGTCCATGTTAAGATAGATACGTTCGCTCTTAAGATCCATGTTCTCGTACTTCACATTCGATGTTCCGTAGA
The nucleotide sequence above comes from Segatella oris. Encoded proteins:
- the recA gene encoding recombinase RecA — encoded protein: MAKEAVANQQSEKLKALQAAMSKIEKDFGKGSIMRMGDEQIENVETIPTGSIGLDVALGVGGYPRGRIIEIYGPESSGKTTLAIHAIAEAQKKGGIAAFIDAEHAFDRFYAAKLGVDVDNLWISQPDNGEQALQIADELIRSSAVDILVVDSVAALTPKKEIEGDMGDNVVGLQARLMSQALRKLTSTISKTNTCCIFINQLREKIGVMFGSPETTTGGNALKFYSSVRLDIRRVTSLKDGDNIIGNQVRVKVVKNKVAPPFRKAEFEIMFGEGISKVGEILDLGVEYGIIQKSGSWFSYNSSKLAQGRDATKALLRDNPELCEELEGLITQAIEDKKA
- the ald gene encoding alanine dehydrogenase, with amino-acid sequence MKIGIPKEIKNNENRVGMTPAGVNELCKHGHEVYVQHTAGENSGFKDADYEAVGAKILPDITDVYAQADMIVKVKEPIAPEYALVRKGQVVFTYFHFACERALTEAMIKSGAVCIAYETVQKEDGSLPLLVPMSEVAGRMAVLNGAHYLQTTKGGNGRLISGVPGVLPARVLVLGGGTVGEAAARMASGLGAEVTIADVNLPRLRQLGINLPPNVHTLYSSDYNIRKQLPMTDIVIGSVLVPGDKAPKLITRDMLALMQRGSVLVDVAIDQGGCFETSRPTTHSEPVYEVDGILHYCVANIPGAVPNTSTSALTNATLHYTVALADKGWQQACREDEALCKGLNIVNGKVTYKAVAEVFGLDYCPAF
- a CDS encoding DUF5020 family protein, producing the protein MKKSVLMPLLLLLALGATAQNVQLHYDLGHSLYKDLTNRPSVTTTVEMFKPDKWGSTYLFTDIDYQRDGVAGAYWEVSREFNLTKNKQWAAHIEYNGGLSSDENSWQATRFQHAVLLGGAWNWHSTDFSKTFSVQAMYKYYFKNRHYGAHPFSGFQLTEVWGMTFAHGLCTFSGFCDLWYNPNVNGKLIVLSEPQFWFNLNALKGMQGVNLSLGSEVELSNNFVWNKRGEHNRFYALPTIAAKWTF
- a CDS encoding putative LPS assembly protein LptD, whose product is MRRYSFIALLLCAVLFMMANADYQFRKKHKRASNDSITINKAVRKDSAGREIIDTTKMDSLQLAIYRHNKQIDDSIYLDSLNRQKKNGIDAPVTFSANDSMVYDAQNKTAFLYGTSNVKYENMDLKSERIYLNMDSSLVHATGVRDTATKGLTGTPVFSMGSDNYESDTMAFNFKSKKGLIQNVTTQQQEGFLSSQLSKRNDKGEIFLKHGRYTTCDKDCPDFYIALSRAKVRPGKDVVFGPAYLVVADVPLPLAIPYGFFPFSKKYSSGFIMPSYGDESTRGFYLRDGGYYFALSDKWDLKLLGEIYTKGSWGLSVATNYRKRYRYNGTFYAAYQDTKTGDKGLPDYTRQQSFKIQWSHRQDQKASPYSSLAASVNFATSSYERNNLGSLYNPQTLTQTTRTSSVSWGTNFSSIGLSLSATANLNQNMSDSSIALTLPDLNISLSRFYPFKRRHAAGAERWYEKISVSYTGQISNSINTKEDRLLRSNLIKDWRNGMQHRIPVSGNFTLFNYINVSPSFNFTDRMYTNKVTKSWNRTTQKEVSDTTYGFHNIYNWDLSLSASTKLYGMFIPNRKIFGDKIQAIRHVITPSVSFSYAPDFGSSRYGYYSTYQRTNADGSVELVDYSPYSNGLYSVPGRGKTGNVSFSFDNNIEMKIKSDKDSTGIRKISIIDNLGFRMSYNMAAKEKPWSDLSVDLRLKWWKNYTFNLNAVFASYAYELNSNGEPYVGNHTYWGMGKIGRFQGMSQNISYTLTPEKIKKLFGGGGDDDDTKSKRNDPEAEGVDTDIESNVDDDMIEGQRSARRKGSGHKAKTDDDGYMSFSMPWSITFGYGITMRESNDINRFNYKTMRYPYTFSQTLNFSGNLRISDGWNISFSSGYDFEHHALSMTTASLQRDLHCFNMSCQVVLAPYTSYNFTFRCNASTLTDALKYDKRSGYSNAVQWY